In Armatimonadota bacterium, a genomic segment contains:
- a CDS encoding biotin transporter BioY: MANYSREATRVFPVSGIHFLASLFFAGVTAICAHISFRLWYTPVPVTLQVFAVILSGLTLGSRLGALSQIQYLMMGLLGMPVFSCGNFGMAAFAGPTGGYLIGFVVGAYVSGMVFEKLKSRSNASAVLAGCLGIVVIYLFGASWLAVWLAFFQGENIGGCILGAWQLGVAPFIGIDFLKAVIASGVVLGGRFSKGSLSAFTKYR, encoded by the coding sequence ATGGCAAACTATTCTAGAGAAGCAACACGTGTATTCCCAGTTTCAGGCATCCATTTTCTTGCTTCGTTATTTTTTGCAGGCGTTACGGCAATATGTGCTCACATATCCTTCCGCCTGTGGTATACGCCAGTGCCTGTCACACTTCAAGTATTTGCAGTAATCCTTTCCGGTCTCACACTTGGCAGTCGGCTCGGCGCATTGAGTCAAATCCAATACCTTATGATGGGCTTGCTTGGGATGCCGGTATTTTCATGTGGAAATTTTGGCATGGCAGCCTTCGCTGGGCCCACCGGCGGATATTTAATCGGATTCGTCGTCGGCGCCTATGTCTCTGGAATGGTATTTGAAAAACTCAAATCGCGGTCCAATGCCTCAGCCGTGCTAGCAGGATGCCTTGGGATTGTTGTAATCTATTTATTCGGCGCCAGCTGGCTAGCTGTTTGGCTGGCATTCTTTCAAGGCGAGAATATCGGCGGCTGTATCCTGGGCGCCTGGCAGCTAGGGGTAGCACCTTTTATCGGAATTGACTTCCTTAAAGCGGTCATTGCATCCGGTGTTGTGCTCGGCGGTAGATTTAGCAAAGGGTCTCTTAGTGCGTTCACCAAATATAGATAG